One Acetobacter ghanensis DNA window includes the following coding sequences:
- a CDS encoding DUF3383 family protein, which produces MGNIPISQAVKVIPGVLAAGSGLNNLSALFVTTASSALAAGAVKSFTSAADVGTAFGSTSMLYQMAQVYFSGYETAVMTPGTLYVGAVASAGSGATGTATVTDGAVSALTVGAGGSGYTAAPLVAITGGGGTGATATATVSGGAVTGFTITAPGSGYTSAPTVTITPAPASDIDPQLDALRAAEGGWNGLAFDAELDADTKEAAAQWVGTQNSEVFAAIVDSAPSATENESQTAFGVWLQSQSISGVTALYGTSPLVGALAMAWMASLSFATNNGRQTLAFVQDASGLVEAAVTDGATASTLVANGYSFYGSYANGASQFVFMRPGQVSGKFLWADSYVNQIWLNSNLTSDLVNLLLTTGNIPYNTEGDTLVEAAVKDTINQALAFGAIRTGVNLTTLQRQQINNAAGVTTAADSVVNSGYYLKPNISTAPASYRVSRTTPPAQLWYADGQSVQSITLNSVEVQ; this is translated from the coding sequence TGAAGGTTATCCCCGGCGTACTGGCTGCGGGTTCTGGCCTGAACAACCTTTCCGCCCTGTTCGTCACGACTGCATCCAGCGCACTGGCAGCGGGGGCTGTAAAGTCTTTCACCTCTGCTGCGGATGTGGGGACAGCCTTTGGCAGCACCTCCATGCTGTACCAGATGGCGCAGGTCTATTTCTCGGGCTACGAAACCGCAGTTATGACGCCGGGCACGCTGTATGTGGGGGCGGTTGCCTCTGCCGGTTCCGGGGCTACGGGCACGGCAACTGTGACTGACGGCGCGGTATCTGCCCTGACCGTTGGTGCAGGCGGGTCTGGTTACACGGCGGCTCCGCTAGTTGCTATAACGGGTGGCGGCGGCACTGGCGCAACGGCTACGGCTACTGTGTCGGGCGGTGCGGTAACCGGATTCACCATTACCGCCCCCGGCTCTGGCTATACGTCTGCGCCCACGGTAACGATCACCCCGGCCCCTGCCAGTGATATTGACCCGCAGCTTGACGCCCTGCGCGCGGCAGAAGGCGGATGGAACGGTCTGGCCTTCGATGCCGAACTGGACGCGGATACCAAAGAAGCAGCCGCTCAGTGGGTCGGTACGCAGAACAGTGAGGTGTTTGCCGCCATCGTGGACAGCGCCCCCAGCGCCACAGAGAACGAAAGCCAGACCGCGTTTGGTGTGTGGCTCCAGTCCCAGAGCATCAGCGGCGTTACGGCGCTGTATGGCACGTCTCCGCTGGTAGGGGCGCTGGCCATGGCGTGGATGGCCTCACTCTCCTTCGCCACCAACAACGGGCGGCAGACGCTGGCCTTTGTGCAGGACGCCTCTGGTCTGGTTGAGGCTGCTGTAACGGACGGAGCCACGGCATCCACGCTGGTTGCCAATGGGTATTCGTTCTACGGCTCCTACGCCAATGGCGCATCCCAGTTCGTGTTCATGCGCCCCGGACAGGTGTCGGGCAAGTTCCTGTGGGCGGATAGTTACGTCAATCAGATTTGGCTCAACTCCAACCTGACCAGCGACCTTGTGAACCTGCTCCTGACCACGGGCAACATCCCGTACAATACGGAAGGGGACACGCTGGTAGAGGCTGCGGTCAAAGACACGATCAATCAGGCTCTGGCCTTTGGGGCCATCCGTACCGGCGTGAACCTGACCACGCTCCAGCGCCAGCAGATCAACAACGCGGCGGGCGTGACTACGGCGGCGGATAGTGTGGTGAACAGCGGGTATTACCTGAAACCCAACATCAGCACGGCCCCAGCCTCCTACCGTGTGAGCCGCACAACGCCGCCCGCGCAGCTTTGGTACGCAGATGGCCAGAGCGTGCAGTCCATCACCCTGAATAGCGTAGAGGTGCAGTAA
- a CDS encoding phage tail fiber protein, with amino-acid sequence MALDITAANSIFVITVTSLFNAPVRLENYAADRAWDAPELEMAETAMSIDGYLNAGFVPNPVDQTVSLSPASSSIAVFEAIMTAQQTARSIYRLGGEITLTSTGRKYTMVNGILRAASVLPAAGRVLETRTFAIRWQAVTPAGV; translated from the coding sequence ATGGCGCTTGATATTACGGCAGCAAACAGCATCTTTGTGATTACGGTCACATCGCTGTTTAACGCGCCTGTGCGGCTGGAGAACTATGCCGCAGACCGCGCATGGGATGCCCCGGAACTGGAGATGGCAGAAACGGCCATGTCCATTGATGGCTACCTGAACGCGGGCTTTGTGCCGAACCCGGTTGACCAGACGGTATCCCTCTCTCCAGCCAGTTCCAGCATTGCGGTGTTTGAAGCCATCATGACCGCGCAGCAGACGGCCCGGTCCATCTACCGGCTTGGTGGGGAAATCACCCTGACCAGCACGGGCCGCAAATACACCATGGTTAACGGTATTCTGCGCGCGGCCTCCGTGCTGCCCGCTGCCGGGCGCGTGCTGGAAACCCGGACGTTTGCCATCCGCTGGCAGGCCGTGACCCCGGCGGGGGTGTAA
- a CDS encoding transglycosylase SLT domain-containing protein produces the protein MATVIDALVVTLGLDPKGVQKGGKEAGEAFDKTKAKAEKVGKDIEASGVKPAEFFTKMRNSALSFFAVMTAGKTLKAFVSDTVASNASLERTSRRLNIATKDVYALQKAVDSVGGSGDAATASIQNIQSAMTDPAQAAQLAQRLSQLGVSDGIDIKTGQINDISKFYQNLAENRTKLANAPRVGLLQDIGLDQGSIDLVLKGGSAVKSTFSTYESFGKRMQENAEESEKLQARYKELTEQNRVYAQELEGSLLPALTSVTGALSDFEKQNPGLTKGLIGTSAAIAGVGTAILGVLGIVGGVRFLRALKNIERLVGAGKVAGEAVEAGGKAEPAAAKASRAARVGRLASRAFGGLNLAADAYMAGDLFWNGASPSLSKNDTNNAAKKMFLSKLDAQYGLPKGFMDAIWARESSRGTNVKPSSAGALGDFQIMPAVAKEAGVDPMNFEQAARYAAKRFHNNFANYGGSLSASIAEYNWGGGNLRKGMSQYGGDWQAHAPQETQNYISGVSAALDAVRDMPRGGAEGGQNTTHNTVNVGEIKVVAPSPERAGDAVQRKIVEMRTAASFANSGAA, from the coding sequence ATGGCCACAGTAATTGACGCCCTCGTTGTCACCCTCGGGCTGGACCCTAAGGGGGTGCAGAAGGGGGGGAAGGAGGCCGGAGAGGCTTTTGATAAGACAAAGGCCAAGGCGGAAAAGGTCGGGAAGGATATTGAGGCCAGTGGAGTGAAGCCCGCTGAGTTCTTCACCAAAATGCGCAACAGCGCGCTATCGTTCTTTGCCGTCATGACCGCAGGGAAAACCCTTAAGGCGTTCGTGTCGGATACGGTGGCGAGCAATGCCAGTCTTGAGCGCACTTCTCGGCGGCTGAATATAGCAACCAAGGACGTATATGCGCTGCAAAAGGCAGTAGATTCTGTGGGAGGGTCTGGAGACGCGGCCACAGCATCCATACAGAACATTCAGAGCGCTATGACGGACCCAGCGCAGGCCGCCCAGCTTGCGCAACGGCTTTCCCAGCTGGGAGTGAGTGACGGCATTGACATCAAGACAGGCCAGATCAATGACATTAGCAAGTTTTACCAAAATCTTGCTGAAAACAGGACCAAGCTAGCTAATGCTCCGCGCGTTGGTCTCTTGCAGGATATTGGTCTGGATCAGGGGTCTATTGATCTCGTTCTCAAAGGAGGAAGCGCGGTAAAGTCCACGTTTTCTACATATGAATCCTTCGGGAAGAGAATGCAGGAAAACGCGGAGGAATCGGAAAAACTGCAAGCGCGATACAAGGAGCTGACAGAACAGAACCGTGTGTACGCGCAGGAATTGGAAGGCAGCCTTCTCCCGGCCCTGACCAGCGTGACGGGCGCCCTCTCTGACTTCGAAAAGCAAAACCCCGGACTAACCAAGGGTCTGATAGGAACATCTGCTGCCATCGCTGGCGTGGGGACCGCCATACTGGGCGTTCTCGGTATTGTTGGTGGCGTTCGCTTCCTGCGTGCACTGAAAAACATTGAGCGTCTGGTAGGGGCCGGAAAGGTCGCGGGCGAAGCGGTTGAGGCTGGCGGGAAGGCCGAACCAGCCGCCGCCAAGGCATCCCGCGCCGCCCGGGTTGGCCGCTTAGCATCCCGAGCCTTTGGCGGCCTGAACCTTGCGGCAGACGCCTACATGGCAGGCGATCTTTTCTGGAATGGAGCATCCCCGTCACTCTCCAAAAACGACACCAATAATGCCGCAAAGAAGATGTTCCTGAGCAAGCTTGACGCGCAATACGGGCTACCCAAAGGCTTTATGGATGCCATATGGGCGCGCGAGAGTTCGCGCGGGACCAATGTCAAACCATCCTCTGCCGGGGCCTTGGGCGACTTCCAGATCATGCCTGCTGTGGCCAAGGAGGCGGGCGTTGATCCCATGAACTTTGAACAGGCCGCGCGCTACGCAGCAAAGAGGTTCCACAACAACTTTGCGAACTATGGCGGTTCTTTGTCGGCCAGTATTGCCGAATACAACTGGGGTGGCGGCAACCTGCGCAAAGGCATGTCTCAGTACGGTGGAGACTGGCAGGCACATGCCCCGCAGGAGACGCAGAATTATATCTCTGGGGTTAGTGCGGCCCTAGATGCTGTGCGTGATATGCCTCGGGGTGGCGCAGAGGGTGGGCAGAATACCACCCACAACACGGTTAATGTGGGGGAGATTAAGGTCGTGGCCCCCAGCCCTGAGAGGGCCGGGGACGCGGTGCAGCGCAAGATTGTAGAAATGAGGACGGCAGCCTCATTTGCTAACTCTGGGGCTGCGTAA
- a CDS encoding type I restriction endonuclease: MSDDFRQKFKAFSERMISISKRCTNEEATKLFLVLPLINFLGYDTMNPDEVCPEHNADFSDKYKNRVDFAILKENAPVIAIECKSLGAELKDDRGQLRSYFNAAPTVKMGVITDGMVYEFYADSDEPNMMDSNAFLSFDLHDIAKGKIEDSVVDGLKSLQKSNFDPENIGAEAKRKLIFQNLVQQIEELAKEPTDAFVRLLLQGIGLSNIRSKAMADYTVLTKSAFGEFINLRILQRLDLPAKDKEPEKPLVATDAVKSDADPNKDPEIIPSEIEIEVFEYTKKRLAFLSDTDELFAALDAIEFKDYKGKFVVFYGKERAGRLFDLYECKDAKYKFDFGEGSGGEIVTNSLADIDRPLIAVFKERVGDILPNGKKRK, translated from the coding sequence ATGTCAGATGATTTCCGCCAGAAATTTAAAGCCTTCTCCGAGCGTATGATCAGCATATCAAAGCGCTGCACGAATGAGGAGGCTACGAAACTTTTCCTGGTCCTGCCTTTAATCAATTTTCTTGGCTACGACACCATGAACCCCGATGAAGTATGCCCAGAGCATAATGCAGACTTCTCGGACAAGTACAAAAATAGAGTCGATTTTGCTATTCTCAAAGAGAACGCGCCAGTAATTGCCATAGAGTGCAAGTCACTCGGAGCAGAATTAAAGGATGATAGAGGGCAACTTCGCTCTTACTTCAATGCCGCTCCTACCGTGAAAATGGGCGTTATTACTGACGGGATGGTGTACGAATTCTACGCTGATTCTGACGAACCGAATATGATGGACTCCAACGCTTTTCTTTCTTTCGACCTGCACGATATTGCAAAGGGAAAGATCGAAGATTCTGTTGTAGATGGCCTTAAGAGCCTCCAGAAGTCCAATTTTGATCCTGAAAATATCGGTGCCGAAGCAAAGCGCAAATTGATCTTCCAGAATCTTGTTCAGCAGATTGAAGAGCTTGCAAAGGAACCTACGGACGCTTTTGTTAGGCTTCTTTTGCAGGGAATTGGCCTAAGCAATATTAGGTCAAAAGCAATGGCTGATTATACGGTACTCACCAAAAGCGCGTTTGGAGAGTTTATCAATCTCAGAATTTTACAACGCCTCGATCTTCCAGCTAAAGACAAAGAGCCTGAGAAACCTTTGGTTGCAACAGATGCAGTGAAGTCTGATGCAGACCCAAACAAAGACCCAGAAATTATTCCTTCTGAAATTGAAATAGAGGTATTTGAATATACTAAGAAAAGGCTTGCATTTTTATCGGATACTGACGAACTTTTTGCGGCCTTAGACGCAATAGAGTTTAAGGATTACAAAGGGAAATTTGTAGTCTTCTATGGGAAAGAAAGGGCAGGACGCCTATTCGACTTATACGAATGCAAGGACGCAAAATATAAATTCGATTTTGGAGAGGGTTCAGGTGGAGAGATTGTCACTAACTCCCTTGCAGATATAGACAGACCTCTCATTGCTGTATTCAAAGAACGTGTGGGGGATATTCTTCCCAATGGGAAAAAACGGAAGTAA
- a CDS encoding Arc family DNA-binding protein — translation MVYKSSMSDERRVPITLRMPRALLDDLKAEADARSHSMNAEIVHRLQESVYLSRSALTFEGGQMTDAERAVLQAMRNMDDEHRKSLVMLLSTFSKANDAT, via the coding sequence ATGGTTTATAAGTCCAGTATGAGCGATGAGAGACGAGTTCCAATCACCCTGCGTATGCCACGCGCCCTCCTTGATGACCTCAAGGCGGAAGCGGACGCGCGTTCTCACTCAATGAACGCTGAAATAGTCCACAGATTGCAGGAGAGTGTGTATCTTTCACGCTCCGCGCTAACCTTCGAGGGAGGGCAGATGACAGATGCCGAGCGCGCAGTGCTCCAAGCTATGCGCAACATGGATGATGAGCATAGAAAGTCTCTTGTTATGTTGCTGAGCACATTCTCTAAAGCTAATGACGCTACGTAG
- a CDS encoding FitA-like ribbon-helix-helix domain-containing protein, giving the protein MKKTATITLRLDQDLLRSLKIRAIMNDRSANGEISAILKNVLETKKAPEQGLENRSDASDSE; this is encoded by the coding sequence ATGAAAAAGACAGCGACCATCACCTTGCGCCTTGATCAAGATCTGCTGCGATCTTTGAAGATACGAGCAATCATGAATGATCGAAGCGCGAATGGTGAGATTTCCGCCATTCTGAAAAACGTTTTGGAAACAAAAAAGGCACCAGAGCAAGGCCTCGAAAACCGCTCTGATGCCTCTGACAGTGAATAA
- a CDS encoding Rha family transcriptional regulator, translated as MSSIITPSAPNSSPTMSSKEIAELTGKAHKNVIRDIESMIAEIEKDGSNLSHQAKSKGYAVERDNRGYVKNIHLDHSHTITLITGYDARQRKKVVDRWLELEGDRGSPVAPKPKRIRKPAFDTAFTRCMNVVAHLPNVDENQKVLMAARGTHTLTGINPLEAMGYAALPAATEDNYQTPTQLGKPFGIPPRRVNQILVDAGLQAHTPGSSTGSDWSMTDKGLAYGKMFDTSRRGGKGSQQQLKWKPSVAEFLRPFSQTPA; from the coding sequence ATGAGTTCTATTATCACACCATCAGCACCAAATTCCAGCCCCACGATGTCCAGCAAGGAAATTGCTGAACTGACGGGCAAAGCGCATAAAAACGTCATCCGTGATATTGAATCGATGATCGCGGAGATTGAAAAAGATGGCTCAAACCTGAGCCATCAAGCAAAATCAAAGGGTTACGCCGTCGAGCGTGATAATCGTGGGTATGTGAAAAACATCCATCTTGACCATAGTCATACCATCACGCTGATCACTGGCTATGATGCCCGGCAGCGCAAGAAGGTTGTAGACCGCTGGTTAGAGCTGGAAGGTGACCGGGGTTCTCCGGTCGCCCCTAAGCCCAAACGCATCCGCAAGCCCGCGTTTGATACCGCCTTTACCCGCTGCATGAACGTGGTCGCCCATCTGCCCAACGTGGACGAGAACCAGAAGGTTCTTATGGCTGCGCGTGGCACGCACACGCTCACGGGCATCAACCCGCTTGAGGCTATGGGGTATGCAGCACTCCCAGCTGCCACGGAGGACAATTACCAAACGCCAACGCAGCTTGGTAAGCCATTCGGCATTCCGCCCCGGCGCGTTAATCAGATCCTCGTTGATGCGGGCTTGCAGGCCCATACCCCCGGTTCATCCACGGGCAGCGATTGGAGCATGACCGACAAGGGGCTTGCTTACGGCAAGATGTTCGATACGTCCCGGCGTGGCGGGAAGGGTTCTCAGCAGCAGCTTAAATGGAAGCCGTCTGTTGCGGAGTTCCTGCGCCCTTTCTCCCAAACGCCAGCGTAA
- a CDS encoding helix-turn-helix domain-containing protein yields the protein MSSLSKPAANISADSQISLTKMSTDIDSLVGSYLSLWTDTRGRKEWRKCYITKEIADFLAAHKTKNGIGKTSPTQQVVSLLNSFTSGRSYHTIGQFDDGKPEQPLKKLQPISPEGPNIWEMRTTDVRVFGWVHTTENTFIAVLAELKMNLVDSQDKALPMEYGIMIFYVLFWIKQHSIDPKFIWKKTMTMPAFISALDFLSPEEIREANFLESLKMALREHVQERMKAKGLTQNQVAKDLGWEPASFSRALNPDRHINTRSMFLILDKLGYEWRFDSVAIQPTIDGVTLDSTFLTIQQSSASIIYGIAEDFESTFEPSQSKYDFQLPAHEVGA from the coding sequence ATGAGTTCGCTTTCAAAGCCTGCGGCAAACATATCTGCTGATAGCCAGATATCATTGACAAAAATGTCAACAGATATAGATTCTCTAGTAGGATCATATTTATCTCTATGGACAGATACGCGAGGGAGGAAGGAATGGAGGAAGTGCTACATAACGAAAGAGATTGCAGACTTCCTTGCTGCGCATAAGACGAAAAATGGAATCGGAAAAACATCACCAACTCAACAGGTTGTAAGTTTACTCAATAGTTTTACCTCAGGAAGATCGTATCATACGATTGGCCAATTTGATGATGGAAAGCCGGAGCAGCCATTAAAAAAGCTGCAACCGATTTCTCCTGAAGGGCCCAACATATGGGAAATGCGAACTACTGATGTGAGAGTATTTGGTTGGGTCCATACGACAGAAAATACATTCATTGCCGTACTCGCTGAACTCAAGATGAACTTGGTCGATTCGCAAGACAAAGCTCTACCCATGGAATACGGCATAATGATTTTCTATGTCTTGTTTTGGATAAAGCAGCATTCGATAGACCCAAAGTTCATATGGAAAAAAACAATGACTATGCCTGCCTTCATTTCCGCGCTTGACTTTCTTTCTCCAGAAGAGATTCGGGAAGCAAACTTTCTTGAAAGCTTAAAGATGGCACTGCGCGAGCATGTTCAGGAGAGAATGAAAGCAAAGGGCTTGACGCAAAATCAGGTAGCCAAAGATTTGGGCTGGGAGCCTGCCTCTTTCTCGCGCGCCCTCAATCCCGATAGGCATATCAACACCAGATCCATGTTCTTGATTTTGGATAAACTTGGGTATGAATGGAGATTCGATTCTGTTGCCATCCAGCCGACGATAGATGGAGTTACACTTGACAGTACCTTTCTAACCATACAGCAAAGCTCTGCATCGATTATCTACGGCATCGCAGAAGATTTCGAATCTACATTTGAACCCTCGCAATCTAAATATGATTTTCAGTTACCTGCACATGAGGTGGGCGCATAA
- a CDS encoding phage baseplate protein, with protein sequence MVMQTVAQPVTANVISGAGVPKLWSPVISDAEAVASVELDTLLQSYLIKQADKLWGIFDSSGTAVITSGRVRAIDMRAGYMISDAPLENGAFMSYNKVKRPSEIMVEMLCDGTSVSYGNLSAISNLLSTAGITGASPELTARTSFTKALDAVVADLNLYHVTTPEQTYSNMNVVEYSMRRSVERGVTLLWADIRMQEVRLTASNQLTKTVKPSGEAKAFSGPVSTETATSAQAASISG encoded by the coding sequence ATGGTCATGCAAACGGTGGCCCAGCCGGTCACAGCTAATGTTATTTCGGGAGCCGGGGTCCCCAAGCTCTGGTCCCCGGTCATATCCGATGCGGAGGCTGTGGCCTCGGTTGAACTGGATACGCTGCTCCAGAGCTACCTTATCAAGCAGGCCGACAAGCTGTGGGGCATCTTCGATAGCAGCGGAACTGCCGTCATAACTTCGGGCCGGGTGCGGGCCATAGATATGCGCGCGGGCTATATGATCTCTGACGCCCCCTTAGAGAACGGCGCGTTCATGTCCTACAACAAGGTGAAGCGCCCGAGCGAGATCATGGTGGAAATGCTGTGTGACGGAACCAGCGTGAGCTACGGCAACCTGAGTGCAATCAGCAACCTGTTGTCGACCGCTGGAATTACGGGCGCATCCCCTGAGCTTACGGCGCGCACCAGCTTCACCAAAGCGCTGGATGCAGTCGTGGCGGACCTCAACCTCTACCATGTGACCACGCCAGAGCAGACCTACTCCAACATGAACGTGGTCGAATACTCCATGCGCCGCTCGGTTGAGCGAGGCGTTACGCTGCTGTGGGCGGACATTCGGATGCAGGAGGTGCGGTTGACGGCATCCAACCAGCTAACAAAGACTGTAAAACCCAGCGGCGAGGCAAAAGCTTTCTCAGGTCCAGTCTCGACTGAGACTGCAACAAGCGCGCAAGCTGCTTCTATAAGTGGGTGA
- a CDS encoding phage baseplate plug family protein, with product MADPVVIPLNAVAQQSVQVTLSGQSVQLDIQQRTNGLYMNIWLNGTMIIAGLLCQDRTWLVQKSYFGMPGDMMFTDQEGESDPDYSGFSGRYVLMYQEGKNV from the coding sequence ATGGCTGATCCTGTTGTCATTCCCCTGAACGCCGTTGCCCAGCAATCAGTTCAGGTTACTTTGTCCGGGCAGTCAGTTCAGCTTGACATTCAGCAGCGCACAAACGGCCTGTACATGAATATCTGGCTGAACGGGACGATGATTATCGCTGGCCTGCTGTGCCAGGACAGAACGTGGCTTGTGCAGAAGTCCTATTTCGGCATGCCCGGAGATATGATGTTCACGGACCAAGAGGGTGAAAGCGACCCTGATTACTCCGGGTTTAGCGGGCGGTATGTCCTGATGTATCAGGAGGGAAAGAATGTCTGA
- a CDS encoding baseplate hub protein, whose translation MSEIESVGHRSQKKLHQRKLDVKFDLVTGGFGPDGKDSLMLSGHRVRCHITNAGMSTGSSLSLRIEGMDLSEMNRMCVIRARMTWQNANKITLLAGDDTSPKSVIFSGYVTAAFVDFTGAPNVAFQVEANNLCLSAASAMPPISFNGPAAFQTIASAICGAMGWTLLNHGVKAVFPSYYGCGDPRSAMERLCLSVKADFHLDEDLKTLHVWPHDYAYKADDVGVDMPYISAKSGLIGYPAYSDAGVLFECLFNPNIRYNSPLRLKSDYAPAGWVDNQNGQVPAQTSPANGIWLPYIIEHNLESEVPDGQWTTFVGATRGDNPANFKLG comes from the coding sequence ATGTCTGAAATTGAATCTGTTGGGCATCGTTCGCAAAAAAAGCTTCACCAGCGAAAGCTAGATGTGAAATTTGATCTTGTAACAGGCGGATTTGGCCCCGATGGCAAGGACAGCCTGATGCTGTCAGGCCACCGTGTTCGATGCCATATTACAAATGCGGGAATGTCCACTGGCTCGTCCCTTTCGCTTCGTATTGAAGGGATGGACTTGAGCGAAATGAACCGAATGTGCGTCATTCGTGCACGCATGACATGGCAAAATGCCAATAAAATTACTCTGCTTGCTGGAGACGATACATCGCCTAAGTCTGTGATCTTTTCCGGATACGTTACCGCTGCGTTCGTGGATTTTACTGGCGCACCAAATGTGGCCTTCCAAGTCGAGGCGAATAATCTTTGTTTGTCGGCGGCCTCTGCTATGCCGCCCATATCGTTCAATGGCCCGGCAGCGTTTCAAACCATTGCCTCCGCCATTTGCGGCGCGATGGGGTGGACGCTCCTAAACCATGGCGTGAAGGCCGTCTTCCCCAGCTATTATGGGTGTGGCGACCCAAGAAGCGCGATGGAGCGCCTTTGTCTGTCGGTAAAGGCAGATTTCCATTTGGACGAAGACCTAAAAACCCTTCATGTTTGGCCCCACGATTACGCTTATAAAGCCGATGATGTAGGGGTTGATATGCCCTATATCAGTGCGAAAAGCGGCCTCATCGGCTACCCCGCCTACAGTGATGCGGGCGTTCTGTTCGAATGCCTGTTCAACCCCAATATCCGGTACAACTCCCCCCTTCGACTTAAGAGCGATTACGCTCCGGCTGGGTGGGTTGATAACCAGAATGGGCAGGTGCCAGCCCAGACCTCTCCGGCCAATGGCATATGGTTGCCGTACATCATCGAACACAACCTTGAATCAGAAGTGCCGGACGGTCAGTGGACAACCTTTGTGGGAGCAACGCGCGGTGACAACCCAGCAAACTTCAAACTCGGGTAA
- a CDS encoding Gp138 family membrane-puncturing spike protein, with product MIGADTLVQVKAVHGAGLEPVGTVDVQIMVHQQDGAGRTVPHGIIYGIPYFRLQGGTRAVICDPAVGDIGALIVCGRDISGVKANRAPSAPGSFRQHDYADALYIGGFLNGAPAEYIGWVGGDVHVKTAGKFVVDASECDINCTVNVAGAVTATGDVKAGSISLDSHKHSGVQTGNGNTGGPE from the coding sequence ATGATCGGCGCAGACACTCTGGTGCAGGTCAAGGCGGTGCATGGCGCGGGGCTGGAGCCGGTCGGCACGGTGGACGTGCAGATTATGGTCCACCAGCAGGACGGGGCAGGGCGGACGGTGCCGCACGGCATTATCTACGGCATTCCCTACTTTCGCCTACAGGGCGGCACGCGGGCGGTTATCTGCGACCCGGCTGTGGGGGACATTGGCGCGCTCATTGTGTGCGGGCGGGACATATCGGGCGTAAAGGCCAACCGCGCCCCGTCCGCCCCCGGCAGCTTCCGCCAGCATGATTATGCGGATGCGCTGTACATCGGCGGCTTCCTCAATGGCGCTCCGGCTGAATATATCGGCTGGGTTGGGGGCGATGTGCACGTCAAGACAGCGGGCAAGTTCGTGGTGGATGCCTCCGAGTGCGATATTAACTGCACGGTTAATGTGGCCGGGGCAGTGACGGCTACCGGGGATGTTAAAGCGGGGAGTATCAGTCTGGACAGTCACAAGCATTCGGGTGTGCAGACGGGGAATGGGAATACTGGGGGGCCGGAGTAA